TAATTACGAGTAAAGCATAAATTGgagaatgtaaaaattaattcctattcattttttgctgtaTGCGAATTTTAAGTACTTCACTTCGTAACATAAtattatggaaaaaaacaaaaataaaagtaatgTGATGCAAGGGAACGAAGTTGGAACACAAGAACAGAGGCGCACAACATTTCGCACatcttatattaaataaaaaccacttattttcccctcaatttttacataaaaattgcttAAATAACGCTTCATATCTGTGCTGTAATTTGCatcattttccaaaaaaatatatatatatccgGATATGCCAAATTATACGCGTATAGGCTATTCGTGAAAATTGAGAGCGCACATTTTGAGCATGACTCTTAATGCcctcttattttttgttactgCTCTCAGCACAGTAAGTTCGACCATCGGTTCTGATATGAAGGTCAAGGTTTCGATTCCCCGAACTGGTGACATTCACGATACACTGACTAACGAGGCCACTGTTAAGCTGCAGGGGGGTAGAGcaggacttttttttttttttttgctataaAGCTATTTGGTTAATGTAGCtacacgcaaaaaaaaaaaaaaaaaaaaaaaaaaatcgttagCTCATAAGCCGTAGTGCTTCACAAACCTGAAATTAATATTGAATTATGGGGCTCTAAGTGCAGTGCATATGTGCTTGGAATATTCTCCTGACATAGACGCATAATTTCCATTCGTAAATAGGTCTTGGCATCTATTTACATTCCGCAAAATTGCGACTATTTCCTCCAggtggcaattttttccatcaagCTATATTTTCACCAGCTAGCCGTTTCCTGTAgctagcaaaaaaaaaaaaaaaacaaaaaaaaaacgtataaTTATCAAAAAAAGGCCTTTTGCATATTTCGCTATTTCTTTACAATAATAGCAGTAAGTACACATTTTCAATCGACTACGGTTTATGATAATGCACTTAAAGCGAAAGCAAGTCTGAGacactttaatttttatgctttCAAAAAAAGCCATATTAATCTACAACATTTTCATGAAACGTTTAGCGTGCATGGAACACATGACGGAGCGCTTTCTCAACACGTATATTATGGCTTGCAGGAATGTTTACGTGAAAGTCGCTTTGTCCTCAATATGGCAGCAATTCTGTAAACGCACTGTGCAATTTATGTAAGAGCGAAAATGTTAAGTCCTTAATTTAACAGTTTTgcataagttttttttttaagtacatttttaaagaatgcTGCATTTGGACGTAGCATTATGCGCTATCATAATGGTAAACATACATGAATAAACGCACacgaaatgaataaatagaCAGACAAAACAATCTATGTATACTGCATAGTAAACGTATAAGGAAGTGTGCAACAGTGCACAATCACGCATGACGCACTTTTAGGGGCAAGTGCGCTAAAAGGGGGGGTTagtatacatttttactcGCAACATTACACATGCACatcaaaaattaatattttttttaaataaatattacacCTACGTGCGAACATGCGTTTACACTTGTAATTAATTTCGCTTCTATAGTGCACTAAGCGTTATGCAAAATGTAACAAAATGATGTGCACTAACGTCCCAGTGGGAGGCCCTTCCCCTGCTGCGAAAAATGTAGCATAACGATTGGAAGCACTAATTAGTGCACTGTTTTGTCCATTGCCGAAGTGCATTAGTAGAAATACTTAGATATGCAAAAACATGTTTACTAAAATTGTACGTGAGACCCCCACACTATTAGTGTCCGCAAAGAAAATCCGAACAAGTATCGGGAAATGAGTTAATGTTGGAAATGattatgcatgtatgtgtaaataaaaaaaaaaacaaaaaaaacaatattaaGCTCATGATTTGCACTTTATGCTCTATTAATGCCACATATACAATAtgctattctttttaaagcaaACTAGGGCGAATTCTTTTTGAAGgcatgcacaaatgggtataTTTTTCGTGCATGTTGCATTTCAGCTATGCTTGTACGTATTTAATTAGGTGAAAATTGTgcactgcatttttttgagcactttataaaaaaagcatgAAAAATGCATGAAAAACGCATGAAAACACGCATGAAAACACGCATGAAAACACGCATGAAAACATGCATGAAAACACGCATGATAAAACGATGAGCGCATGCTGAAAGGAAAGAAACGGAATTTCAGTGCCGTCTCTTACTCGTAGTAACCTATAAAATGATATGCTACATACGGTGTAAGACTTAAGCTCGCTTTCATATTTCGGAATGTATAAAtggttgagaaaaaaaagaactcaTGAacattgcaaaaaatgtgagaaaaataaagactATTTGTAATGCAAAACGGGGGGCACACTTAagtgtgaaaaaataaagaattgCTAACATTTCACAGGttgttaacaatttttatgaatatgttTATCCACTTTTTATTGGATCATAGGTGCATCAACATagtgcaccttttttttttttttttccccttttttccccgaTTCCTTTTACGCATTAATTATTGtcaataaaattgtaaaaaatgcaccGATATTTTCCGAACAAGTGCACCGATATTTTCCCAGTAAATGCACCTTTCAAATAATACTCAAAATGATGGAAACACAAATAAGCTCATTTTCCATGATAAACATAAAATGAGTTCATCATAGCTTAAGATGAATCATTTTAATGCAAAAGAGCGTAAATACTAATTATGcatattatacttttttcgCTATTTCTGGTATGTAAGAGGGCCATGGAAATCTCACTaattcgaaattttttttacaacccACGCGTTCTTATTAACGAACcgatgtaatttttttcatcattctAAGTTACTCGTATCCTTCTCTTTAATCCTTTTAGTTAAGCCATTTTGTAAGCCCCCCCGTTTTTGCAACAGCGTATATTATTCTGACGCACTATGCctttcattatattattagtgCCATATTAGTATACGAACAATTTTTGAGCGATGaaacatttttgcagatATTCCATTGGATCAAAgtaaagaatttttttacacggTGACTTAGAACTTTGGGGAATTGCACACTGCAAAATTATTGAATGTTATCTGAAATAATGACAAACTTGTTGCCTCATTTTGCTGGGATAGCATATACTAATaggtaattaaaaaattaccttaGTAGAGTTGCCTCCCTGTGTCCagcttaacaatttttagAGTGTACATATCTACTAATGTGTTTGTAAAGTTCGCACGAAAACTTGCATTACCACATGAAAAACGTACATAAACATAATTTCCAAAGAAAACTAATCTTATTAAGAGCGTACAGTATGAAGAGAAACTTGTTTGACGCTATTCTTAGGTAAATGCTTGTTAATAGACAGCACGGATGGTTAGCATAAACGTATACGCACGCTGTCAAAAAGGatgatgaatatttttatgatgaAAAGAACAATACATGAAATAAACGAACAGAATAAGAGGAACGCAAAAgtggaaatatttaaaatttttatgagatagagtaaaattatttttataacaaaatttacTCTCTCAAAAAATGTAGTGCAATTTTTCCATGTGCCATCAGACAAGATGTTGCACGTTGCCCTTCTTCTTAACTTTATCCGTTCTGcttccaaaatggaggaatgCCGCACATCGTTCCGTTTCGTTtcattcttcctcttttttttaaaaattttttccattttttattcatccTGTTTTCATTctgattatatttatttcttgtttttatttgccgcttcacctttGTAGCGTTATGCCTTTTgcgcaaaatattttcctcatCTCGATccattattttgcaaaaaggaatcACGCATTTTGAAATgctgaaaaatgaacatttcaAACGAGGCTACAGTGTTCATTTGGTTGTTCATGGAATCCTCACGTGTTCTTCTACAGTGCTGTTCTAGAGTATTATTCTGTAGTACTCTTCTGTAGCACTTACTTCCTGTGAAATTCGCCTTTCAAATATTGGAAAAATACTTTTCTGTTCCTCCCCTGGCATTCCACATTCTGAAGATAATTTCTTAAACAGACTCGTCAATttgtctcccattttttatactcCTCCTTTGTGCGAGAGTTGTAACGACccataaatttatatatatattttttttcttataaaaatgaagcaaccgttttttccctttttaatgaacGCActgttaatttttcctttgatGGGGTGTGCCCTATAAGCTGTAGTTCCCTCATTTCAggcaaattatattttacgcAAGTTGGCTTCCTAAATTGGTGAAAGGTATGCCCTCTTCATggtcatgttttttttttcttttctttaccTCTAAATGTTAGGCGGGGGGGACATCacaaatatatgcatgtgtatacACAGGTTGGCAgatcctttttcttccccttggtaAGTTTCCTCTAAGTACGCTTTTCTCTGCTTAGAAGGCATATTTAAATGgataatttttgtttcctctgTGGAGCGGCTCCTCGAATTGCCTTTTCCCCAATCTTGCATCAATTTTGTAGACCTTCTGTTCATCACCTCACGTTTCTGCTTCGCGCACCGTTGCACGTTATCTATTTAATTacttatttgtttattttatttatttatgtacttatttatgtatttttttgcagcgcACATCCCTCCCCGCTGGAGcagtttccccctttttaccaACCTCGCTTTTGCTTTCTAATTTTGTCATCAAAGAACTtgacccattttttttcctcctctaaCAACTTCTTATTCCACAACCAGCTACCATAGTGAGAGAAGGCAGCGTGGTTAATATTTTTAGGGTCTACTACCCTTTCGACATAACTATCGGTGTGCTTTTTGTGAATTTCATTAATAGTTTTCAAATCATTGGTGAGGGCATTTTCACATTCCTTCCAgtatttttccttatctTGCTCTTTCATACCACATTCATCAGCTCCTGCAAAAAAGTTCGTTCTTAATTTATCCATCAACCCTTTATATTGCACATTTAGGTACTTACAATAATGGTTAAATACTTTATTCAGTCTGGACTCATTAACTAGCGAActgaaattttttactagCGTGGGTATATCAGTTTTAAAGAATTCTTCTGGGATGGGAAATTGCTTATCTTTGTTTATAGGCAAGAAAGACAAGGCTGCGTACGCGTTTTGCCTTTTAGGTAATGGACCTTCTTCTATGGCTACCACTTTTACTGACCGAGATGGGTGTTTATCATTTGAAACTGTTTCTGTAACGGTTTCCGTAACTGTTTGATGtactttttcctttaccTTTCCAGTTACGCCATCCTTAACTGTGAGTGTGCTTTTGGTCGTCACTTTGCTTACCACCTTTCCCCTCAGGGGGGACTTGCTCTCTCTTAATGCCCTCTCGGCTAGCTGCCTGGGTGCACCTCTGCATACGTTCCAGACCTCCGACAAAATGGCGTTGGGCGAGCCCACGGTGTTCTgcgggaggggggaaaaggggaaaaaagggggaaaagaaaggtgaaaaaaatggcaaaaaaagagacgaaaaaattggcaaaaaaagagacgaaaaaattggcaaaaaaagagacgaaaaaattggcaaaaaaagagacgaaaaaattggcaaaaaaggagacgaAAAAAGGTCCCGTTCAGCATGCTTAACCAAACCGTGAGCAACTATAAACGTATCTTACTAAGGAGAGGAAGCTCAAAAGAACAAATATTAGTGCGCTGTCGAATCTCTTCATGGTGAATAGGGTCATACAAAAAGTGAACACTCGTGTCGAATTTTTTACTCCAAATGGAAATTCTACAAGTTAAAATTTGgcagaaaatattttaaaaaaaatttctgtCACTAATgatgatttttaatttctaaTATGcttacacaaaaatgagaaaagtaAATGTATTTACCTTTGtgcgaataaaaaatggcaaaaaaaaaaaaaaaaaaaaaaattacttttttatcCTTAAAAATAGCTGCGAGAAAGGAGTGCGTTGGCAGTCCTTATACAAAATTCTGTCAgataatactttttttttttattatttaaaaatgttaaatatttcGTGTCGAGGAAGGGGGGTTGTTTAGAAGTGTCACTGTCATGGTCATTGTGATCGTCATATGTGCGGACGAACTTAAACAAGTCGGATGCACCCCTATAAGTGTATGCCTGCCTAataggaaaaagaaacacgCCTAATGAAGcgtacacataaaaaagggcaagGCACAGCGGAGCGTTACAATTTATGCATGCTTACCCTGCTaaacgaagaaaataaaatttgcaagAAATGCCATTATGAGAGAAACACATAAATGGGAGAACATACCAAcgaattaattaaaatggaaTAAGTATTCCCTAAAAGGGATAGCggtttatcctttttttattacaacaAATTAGTAGCAGTAGTAgtgcaatttaaaaaaaaaaaaatccagtTAGTAACATAAAAAGCTAATAAAATGTGCCGAAGAGCGCTAGCGAATTGCGCCTTCTGAAAGGTGCAAATGTGAaatgacgcaaaaaaaaaaaaaaaaaaaaagaaaagcaaaacagtGTACTCTGTTTGTTCTCTCCAAAATTGTtaaatccttttttgtgttgcCTTTTTCTGGAGGatgctttttcattttgctgaaGGTTTTAAGCGGGACGGTACTTTTCCCCCACGTTTTTTTAGCAAATCCTGCAAAACGATATTAATGTAGGGGCTTACATATCATCCTCGCTTGTGCGCATACGCGTACACCTGTTCAAAACTTATATGGCTACTTCCGTATGGGCATATCTTCTAGAGCAGTTGGACCGAATCGTGTCGCGTATATatcttcaccattttttaaaaacatttacgtggttaggaaaaaaaagttaattattttcatgtataaaatttgacAAAAGGAACACACGAAAATGAGCTGCTACAATGCTGCTAATTTTGTTTTCGATGTCCCAGCAATGATATGCCCCCCCTTCGAATCGCTAaattaattgtaaaaatatgttgtgtttttatttataatggGCACTACACATCTTTGGGCGTTACTCCAAAGGGCTCACAAGGGGGGATGTTTATTTCACACCCAAGGGGGCCGCCAAATGGACAAGCGAGACGCGCTTCACATTTAACACCGTTACGTAGTTGTCTACCCAGGTGACAGGACAGCACACACGTAGGTAGTATAATTCGAAGGAGGGACCCCTTCATAGTAACTCCAAAGATAAACGGAGGTGTTAATatccccctcctccttcaggGGGATGATTATCCTCACGGCTGTAGTACACACCTTTTATGGTACTAACAAACATTatcatcattttgaagaagaataaCAAATGGTTCAACGTTTTTACAAACTATTAAGCTAAAAAAAGATGTAAAACCTATTTGAATGTAAGGGGAAatcattacatatatataactaaaaaaaaaaaaaaaaaaaaaaaaaaaaacgcagttATACACCGCCGGTCAAAAATGTATAACGCAGTCGAAACGGAAAAACGGAAGCGACAAATGGTGTTAGCGGCTCTTTATTTATGTccttatttctttttctttttttttaaaaaaacctTCTCAAACTgaaatttctttcttcctctgcacgattgtttcttccctttcttttGCGTTAAAGCGCACTGGGCATACCCCCTTCACTTCATGTGCTGCTTATCTCCcttgtttttataattttgcatCTTCTGGGCAAGTTTCTGTACCCacttttgctcattttcattcatttCTTTATTCCAAGAAAAATCGTggagggacaaaaaaagtttaaattTGATGGCGGGTTGACTGGGCTTTTTCTGGATGTAggagtaaaaatttttataggcaaaattattcatcaaatttaaatcatttttCAAGCCATTTTCACACTTGTACCAATATCTCACCATAGCTTCATGAGGAACTCGGTATTTgaatgccattttttcagCCAGGCCCCACATTTTATCCGTCATTTcgttgtaaattttattcagGTATTTAGTGTGCTggtgaaatataatatattgctGTCTCTGGCTTAAAATTTGTCCAAAGGAATTTAGCATCTTGTCAATTTCTGCCTTTGATAAATCTTGGGAAACGTCTGACTCTTTAACACCGAATTGCaatttgatttttctttCGATAACTTCGGCTTTTTCATCCTTGACGTGCTTATCGTTTTCTGTGGCGtttattccattttcatCTGCTATTTTGATGTTGTCCCTTTTCTTTAAACTTCTTACCGAAGAAACGTTCTTCTTTCGGCGCGCCGCCGTTTCGGCCAACTGTCTTGCGAGGTAGCTACTCCCTGGTTGTGACTCCCATGATGGGTTTAATTCCGACGGGCGAGCCCAATCCTGCACAGTTGGAAAAAGCAAACCCGGGTGcgtgcatgcaaaaatgtttaaaatgtataaaatgtaGATATGTGCACttttacacacacatatgtggTGGAGAAAGAACTCAGTTTGGAAGGTCAAACAGGCTACAACAACCCTGGGTGGGTTAaattcctccccccttcccaAGTTAATCTTCTGTcgtggaatttttttcttcttaccAGTGACTGTATGGTCAACAGGGCGAACAGCGCGGGGGTGACAAATCTAGATAGGTACATTTTATTCATGATCAccttttttcacaaatttgattaattataaatgtaaatatttcaattttttgattttttcgcAATGGAGCAAAGTTTtcttaacatatattttaacacaaaatgggcacaGAGTCGCGATTGTTCTGCTTACACAGTTCTGTTCTACACATGTTCTGAAATATGGTTACCTctttgcaaataaaaaaaaaaaaagagagagatagagagagagaaagaaagaaagaaagaaagaacgAGAGAGGGTCATCCACTCATATCTCTATACAACGACGGACATGTTTATACATATGTTGCCTTATGACACATACAATGATGTTGGGTAGCATAAAGGTACATAAtaattggtaaaaaaaatgaagcaaagaaaaaggagccgttgcgaaaaaaaaaaaaaaaaaaaaaaaaagtaataatataataacaataaaataataataaaataaaaagccaATATcgtaataaaatgaaaaaatactaAAACGTGTACAGTACATTATAGCTGCGACTGCCTAACCGTTAACCTATCatagagagaaaaaaaaaaaaaaattgctaaaaaataaCGCTGCAACCATTCCGTCGCGCAAGCGAGCAAAAGCTATAATCTCAGTTTTTAATTCACGATAAAACATCTACTTACATGGTGACCctacaattattttatttgttcgtGCAACTaaaatgcacatatgtaataccgccaattttttgaagCTAAATTTTGCTAACAAGTCGTGTTAGTGAAGGAGGGGCGCGAATTCCAGCCCGTCGTAATTTTAGATAggtgaaaagaaaacgatGCAAAGCGACACGATAAAACGAAGAACACCGGCTTGCTTTACAAAAATGACTTTCTTTCTGAATTGTTCTAGAGGCTATTTATGCGTACGTTGCATCGGGTGgaaggaagggggggggttaTGTCAGATGGGTTATGTCAAATGGGTGGGTGTGACGTGTAAGGCTTCTAGTTGATACGCACTTCCTACCTTCAGCACGCCTAGAGGTTCACCTAAAAATTGTAAAGTGAGAGAGGTTCAAATTGGGCGGGGGTTCTCTTCCGCTGCGATGTATGGAAGAATTTGCCTGGTCGGTAGGTAGATATGAGCAAGGGTTGGCAAGTATACTGAGTAGGTTCGCGCGGGTGTGACTAAGCAGGCACGTACAAATGCAGCAAAGAAGccatgcataaaaaaataaaaaaaaaaaaatatatatgtatatacatatatgtatatatgtatatatacgtgTATGTCATACCCTGCGTGTGCACATTCTGACGAACTGTTTTGCAACCGCTCTGCCACTGCTCTACGGCGCAGAGGGCGAAGATGGCAAATTTGCGCATCAGGGTGAACACCCCATTTACTCAAATATTTTGTCCGTGTGGCCACAACGCATGTACATGCTGTGCAGGGCGCCATGAATTCACCTGACAACCAGGGGAAGTCGCTCCCTCTTTTTGCGCCTTTATCGAAGGTGCTGCCATGCGTATTCGCGTAAAAttgttccaaaaaaaagaaaaaataaaataaaaaaaaaaaattactatttGCTTTCCCTGAACCCTGTATGCAAATGTAAacttttattccatttttgtgaaaattatttttagccTATAAATTTAACAGTAAAAAGTGGCCAAATGGGGTTGGGGTGATAGCGGGCATTGAATTATCCCCCACATCTTTCACATCTGCCGCTACCACCACCGCCACCGCTACactatttaaattattaaaaggaGATGTTTGTAGAGAATTCCTTATGCCCGCTGTCCTCATATAAAAGGTCGATTTTATAGGTACCCACATTGTCCAccgccaggggggggaaaaataatctTCCCATCGGCAAATATATAGTTGCCATGGCATGCACCTATTTCTCACCCCCGGTGTGGGCCTATTCATTTGCCTGAGGTGTGCATTAAAGGGATTTTCTCAAACCGCTTCAATTCAACGGTGTCACTTTTTTCTTGCACAAATTAGTTGCCTATTTTCTTGTAGGATATTTCGCTGGGGGCAATTTTAACACAAGCGAGTTTCCCCAACGCgggtgtttatttttttattccatttcGCGAGTTCATGTAATGTAAGGTGCGAAGAGAATGCTCCTCTCCACATAAGGGTAATGGCACACTCGCGTATTAACCCGTGCGACTATGGAaaggcgaagggggggaagctacCATGGAGTTACTCCAAACAAGCCATTCATTAAAATTGATAGCTCACTAATTTGCACGAATGGAACGACGTTGTGTAGAGCGCTCCACCTGCAAAGTGCACACAGAGCCGCCGAAATATTCCTTTGGTGCCCATTTAATAAGTGGTAAGGCAAAATAAAGCGCTAGCTATTTTGCATCAATGGTAACATGCACATAAGGACCTCTTTAACTTTCGCCTCAAGGGAGATGCAACTTATGCTGCGGGTGTGGAAAGCACTATGGggtgataaataaaataagttgtaaaaataatggcGCAAACGGGTGTGCCATTTGGGTGGATTCGTGCCCCTCGTTGGGTCGCCCTCTCGTGAAGGTTCTTCCCCGCATGAACTGATAACCTGCAAAGGGTACCCCCTCGAGAGGACTACACCCCCCGAATACTTCCTCACTGGCGCCGCTCCCCTCGAAGGGTGTACTACTCttatggggaaaaaaaaacaaccatTTCGGCAcattaaaagggaaaaaaataaatttcgaAGCATCTTCATCAAAAttcgaatttaaaaataataataaattccacaaatggaaaagaaagTAAAGGGAGTCTTTGTTTGATTGGTTTATGAAAAGACACAAATTATTATCGTGGTATGTAAAATAAGAGAGTAGTAACTACCGTGagagctttttttttttttattttttgtttatgcaTGATTGAATGAAAGGCAAAAGCTTTTTGCGCAAATAACAGTATACAAATGTATCACATATAAGTGCATCATAccttaacaaaattattttttcaaaagaaaataaaacaaacaaaattaaaacaaaaaaaaataaaacaaacaaaattagaacaaaaaaaaaggggaataaggggggaaagaagaagcggCAAATTGGGCTAAGGTAACGCGGTGACGCGCGAGGTGGCACATGCAcgtacacatacatacgcgCGTATCTACTTGCGTGCACGCATACAATTTCCAACCGGGTGATCTTAAAGCGAATCCGTCCCTCTAGAATGACATTATACAACGGGGATTGGCCTACACATTGAGCCACCTCCGTCAAACAGTACTGAATGTTAAGGTAGAGGAAAAGGGATTGCAGCTTTCGTCCTTTTGGAtagttaaaaattatataccaTATACCAGGCgtagaggaagaaatatcgtttttctttttttttctttcttttttctttttttttccaccccgtGTATCCTCTCCTTTCGTCTCCTTCCTCATCAATATACAGAATGGTGCATATAGCAGTTGAAAGCAAAATATACAGTTTGCgcttcctttaaaaaaaaaaggtcccTTCGGCTATGATTTATAGCTACCCTAATGTGAACATCAAATCTTACTGTTATTAATTTGGTGcgaattttctttttttttttttttacctttcctgttatttattttctcatgTGGTGTGCTCCTCCACTCAGCACTCCATTAAGCTATCCTATCCTATCTTAtctctttttatatttttttatatttttggtgAGCACTTGCGTCCATTTCTTATTATTTTCACGTATTTTCTGTTTCCACATACGAACGTAGTCGGCCAGAAACGTTTTAAACCTTGCCATGTCTTCAACGGGAG
Above is a window of Plasmodium vivax chromosome 8, whole genome shotgun sequence DNA encoding:
- a CDS encoding RAD protein (Pv-fam-e) (encoded by transcript PVX_094645A), whose translation is MTLFTMKRFDSALIFVLLSFLSLNTVGSPNAILSEVWNVCRGAPRQLAERALRESKSPLRGKVVSKVTTKSTLTVKDGVTGKVKEKVHQTVTETVTETVSNDKHPSRSVKVVAIEEGPLPKRQNAYAALSFLPINKDKQFPIPEEFFKTDIPTLVKNFSSLVNESRLNKVFNHYCKYLNVQYKGLMDKLRTNFFAGADECGMKEQDKEKYWKECENALTNDLKTINEIHKKHTDSYVERVVDPKNINHAAFSHYGSWLWNKKLLEEEKKWVKFFDDKIRKQKRGW
- a CDS encoding RAD protein (Pv-fam-e) (encoded by transcript PVX_094650A); protein product: MNKMYLSRFVTPALFALLTIQSLDWARPSELNPSWESQPGSSYLARQLAETAARRKKNVSSVRSLKKRDNIKIADENGINATENDKHVKDEKAEVIERKIKLQFGVKESDVSQDLSKAEIDKMLNSFGQILSQRQQYIIFHQHTKYLNKIYNEMTDKMWGLAEKMAFKYRVPHEAMVRYWYKCENGLKNDLNLMNNFAYKNFYSYIQKKPSQPAIKFKLFLSLHDFSWNKEMNENEQKWVQKLAQKMQNYKNKGDKQHMK